A single window of Mesotoga sp. Brook.08.105.5.1 DNA harbors:
- a CDS encoding Gfo/Idh/MocA family oxidoreductase — MNRLRAALIGCGRIGTKKHIEAFAANSDLIDLVAVCDLVPEKAERAAEEYLKRREISLTCGEKERTREKNESQNCQDRFSSSPASECDLQRPRVISDYKNLLSADIDFVTIATESGNHYKNTIDFLSAGKHVLVEKPMALSSEHMDQMIALSREKKLKLAVCVQNRFNPPVQELRKAIDSGKFGRVFTATARILWNRNEEYYKQASWRGTWAMDGGTIMNQCAHNIDLLQWMLGGEVQEIFAMTENYNHPYIETEDFGAAIVRFKNGSIGIIEGTANVYPKNLEETLSVFGEKGTVVLGGLAVNKIQTWRFDGEDSHPLMELPDPDTVYGSGHITAFEDFARAIIEDREPFVNGEEGKKSVEIILGIYKSAREGVPVKL, encoded by the coding sequence ATGAATAGACTACGTGCCGCCCTAATTGGTTGCGGAAGAATTGGAACAAAGAAACACATAGAGGCCTTTGCAGCAAACAGCGACCTGATCGATCTCGTTGCAGTCTGCGATCTGGTGCCGGAGAAAGCCGAAAGAGCTGCAGAAGAATATTTGAAGAGACGAGAGATATCGCTTACTTGCGGAGAGAAAGAGAGAACAAGAGAGAAAAACGAGAGCCAGAATTGCCAAGACAGATTCTCTTCCTCTCCAGCATCCGAGTGTGATCTCCAACGTCCACGCGTAATCTCCGACTACAAAAACTTACTCTCGGCAGATATCGACTTCGTAACCATCGCTACCGAAAGTGGGAATCATTACAAGAACACTATAGATTTTCTTTCGGCGGGAAAGCACGTTCTCGTTGAAAAGCCAATGGCTCTTTCTTCTGAACACATGGACCAGATGATAGCCCTATCGAGAGAAAAGAAGTTGAAACTCGCCGTCTGTGTTCAGAACAGGTTCAACCCTCCAGTTCAGGAGCTGAGAAAAGCGATCGATTCCGGTAAATTTGGAAGAGTCTTCACCGCAACTGCACGAATTCTCTGGAACAGAAACGAAGAGTACTACAAACAGGCAAGCTGGAGAGGAACATGGGCGATGGATGGCGGAACGATAATGAACCAATGCGCGCACAACATAGACCTTCTCCAGTGGATGCTTGGAGGGGAAGTCCAAGAGATATTTGCAATGACAGAGAACTACAATCATCCATATATAGAGACGGAGGATTTCGGGGCCGCAATTGTTAGATTCAAGAACGGATCGATTGGTATAATCGAAGGAACGGCAAACGTATATCCGAAGAATCTGGAAGAGACTCTCTCTGTCTTCGGTGAAAAGGGAACTGTTGTCTTGGGAGGTCTGGCGGTCAACAAGATTCAGACATGGAGATTTGACGGCGAAGACTCCCATCCGTTAATGGAATTGCCTGATCCCGATACAGTATACGGTTCGGGCCACATAACAGCCTTTGAAGACTTCGCTAGGGCAATCATCGAAGATCGCGAACCTTTTGTCAATGGAGAAGAAGGGAAGAAATCCGTGGAGATCATTCTTGGAATATATAAATCTGCTAGAGAAGGAGTTCCTGTAAAACTCTAA
- a CDS encoding four helix bundle protein — MAFFEMEIYEVSMSFVESVYKLTRSFPEEERYCLVSQMRRAAVSIPSNIAEGNGRGHSKEYLHFLYNARGSLMELRTQFDISKRLGYLNEADYSSLTESYERLRRMLMNLISSIRRKSVSKSGLKEK, encoded by the coding sequence ATGGCTTTTTTCGAAATGGAGATTTACGAAGTGTCTATGAGCTTTGTTGAGAGCGTCTACAAGTTAACAAGGAGCTTTCCAGAAGAGGAGAGATACTGTCTTGTTTCGCAGATGAGAAGAGCTGCCGTGTCAATACCATCGAACATCGCTGAAGGCAATGGTAGAGGCCACTCGAAAGAATATTTGCATTTTCTATACAACGCGAGAGGATCACTAATGGAACTAAGAACTCAATTCGATATTTCAAAGAGACTTGGATATCTCAACGAGGCTGATTACTCAAGTCTGACAGAGAGTTATGAAAGACTGAGAAGGATGCTGATGAATCTAATCTCGTCAATTAGAAGGAAAAGTGTTTCAAAATCAGGCTTAAAGGAAAAATGA
- a CDS encoding nucleotide sugar dehydrogenase — protein sequence MLKERIQDKSAIIGVIGLGYVGLPLAVEKAKAGYKVIGFDIQESKVQMVNEGHNYIGDVVNADLEKIVSDGHLRATSDFDELTGCDVIAICVPTPLDVFKQPDLTYVINSTENVAKRLHKDMLVVLESTTYPGTTEDVMKPILEETGLVCGKDFYLAFSPERVDPGNLRFKTKNTPKVVGGVGPESTEVAKLLYESVLDAEVFVVSSPKEAEMTKILENTFRIVNIALINEMAVVADKMGINIWDVINAASTKPFGFMPFFPGPGVGGHCIPIDPFYLTYIARKYDYHTRLIELSGEINDSMPEYVVTRIMKALNERGKCMNGAKVVMLGIAYKEDIEDMRESPALKVLEHLEKNHAHVSVVDPYVPEFMWEGKTMKTVNLTEELIIGSDVVIITTAHKKLINYPMIVKNAKYIFDSKNVLSKMGIESGNVEVL from the coding sequence ATGCTCAAAGAGAGAATTCAAGACAAGTCGGCAATAATCGGAGTCATTGGGTTGGGCTACGTTGGTCTGCCATTGGCCGTTGAGAAGGCCAAGGCCGGATACAAGGTTATTGGTTTCGACATCCAGGAAAGCAAAGTCCAGATGGTAAATGAAGGCCATAACTACATAGGAGATGTGGTGAACGCGGATCTGGAGAAGATCGTTTCAGACGGTCATCTTCGGGCGACGTCTGATTTCGATGAACTTACAGGCTGCGACGTCATAGCTATCTGTGTTCCCACTCCGCTTGATGTCTTCAAACAGCCGGATCTTACGTACGTGATCAACTCAACAGAAAATGTAGCGAAGAGACTCCACAAAGACATGCTCGTAGTACTTGAATCAACGACATACCCGGGAACGACAGAAGATGTCATGAAACCAATACTGGAAGAAACCGGCCTTGTCTGCGGAAAAGACTTCTACTTGGCCTTCAGCCCCGAAAGAGTCGACCCGGGAAACCTCAGATTCAAGACGAAGAACACCCCGAAAGTCGTAGGCGGAGTAGGCCCAGAATCGACCGAAGTGGCTAAGCTTTTGTATGAATCTGTCTTGGACGCAGAAGTCTTTGTTGTTTCATCTCCGAAAGAAGCGGAAATGACGAAGATACTCGAGAACACATTCAGGATCGTCAACATTGCCCTGATTAATGAAATGGCAGTAGTTGCCGACAAGATGGGAATCAATATCTGGGATGTAATAAATGCCGCTTCCACAAAACCCTTCGGATTCATGCCCTTCTTCCCTGGTCCTGGAGTCGGCGGCCACTGCATCCCCATCGACCCCTTCTATCTCACATATATTGCCCGCAAGTATGACTACCATACTCGCCTCATTGAGCTCTCCGGAGAGATAAACGATTCTATGCCCGAATATGTAGTAACCAGAATCATGAAGGCATTGAACGAACGAGGCAAATGCATGAACGGGGCGAAGGTCGTCATGCTCGGAATCGCATACAAAGAAGACATCGAAGACATGAGAGAGTCTCCAGCACTGAAGGTTCTTGAACACCTCGAGAAAAACCACGCCCACGTCTCTGTTGTAGACCCTTATGTCCCCGAATTCATGTGGGAGGGAAAGACCATGAAGACTGTCAACCTCACCGAAGAATTGATCATAGGATCTGATGTGGTGATAATAACAACTGCTCACAAAAAACTCATAAACTATCCGATGATAGTCAAGAACGCAAAATACATCTTCGATTCCAAAAACGTCCTCAGCAAAATGGGTATTGAATCTGGAAATGTAGAAGTACTTTAG